Proteins encoded together in one Pantoea sp. At-9b window:
- a CDS encoding (2Fe-2S)-binding protein, translating into MELHINNQVWQVDAEGDTPLLWVIRDDLGMTGTKYGCGLAQCGACSVMIDGKLTRACVTPIDQVAGKQITTIEAIETDEMGKRVVEAWIKYQVPQCGYCQSGQVIAATALLKQNAHPTDDQIAAAMVNLCRCGTYNAISAAIHDVAGKGEKA; encoded by the coding sequence ATGGAACTGCACATCAATAACCAAGTCTGGCAAGTCGATGCAGAGGGCGATACGCCGTTGCTGTGGGTGATCCGTGACGATCTGGGCATGACCGGCACCAAATATGGCTGTGGCCTGGCGCAATGCGGTGCCTGCTCGGTGATGATCGACGGCAAGCTGACGCGTGCCTGTGTTACCCCGATTGATCAGGTGGCGGGCAAACAAATTACCACCATCGAAGCGATTGAAACGGACGAGATGGGGAAACGGGTGGTGGAGGCCTGGATCAAGTATCAGGTGCCGCAGTGTGGCTATTGCCAGTCAGGACAAGTCATCGCGGCGACCGCGTTGCTTAAACAAAATGCCCACCCGACAGATGACCAGATTGCCGCTGCCATGGTGAACCTGTGCCGCTGTGGCACCTACAACGCGATCAGTGCCGCCATTCATGATGTGGCTGGTAAGGGAGAGAAAGCATGA
- a CDS encoding LysE family translocator: MLLSSLMAIAAVLVMGVISPGPSFIYVARNAVARSRLHGLLTALGMGTGAAIFSIMAMFGLEKILVALPELFTGLKIAGGLYLIWMGYKIAKNASKPFSVTSGSLSETHSLFATWRDGLLTQLSNPKTALVFASIFTALLPKEIPGYFYYILPLMAFVIDAGWYSLVAVLLSSKRPRDIYLRLKRAIDTLSSTILVLLGVKIILTSFQK, encoded by the coding sequence ATGTTGTTATCCAGCCTGATGGCCATTGCAGCAGTTCTGGTTATGGGTGTGATTAGCCCGGGTCCTAGCTTTATCTATGTTGCCCGCAATGCTGTCGCGCGCTCACGTTTACACGGCCTGTTAACTGCGCTGGGTATGGGAACCGGCGCGGCGATCTTCTCCATCATGGCGATGTTTGGTCTGGAGAAGATTCTGGTTGCGCTGCCCGAATTATTTACCGGACTAAAAATTGCCGGTGGCCTCTATCTGATCTGGATGGGCTACAAGATCGCGAAGAATGCGTCAAAACCCTTTAGTGTGACCTCAGGATCGTTATCAGAAACCCATTCGTTGTTCGCCACCTGGCGAGACGGATTGCTGACCCAGTTGAGCAATCCAAAAACTGCCCTGGTCTTTGCCTCCATCTTCACAGCGTTACTCCCCAAAGAGATTCCCGGATATTTCTATTATATTCTTCCGCTAATGGCATTTGTCATTGATGCGGGATGGTATTCACTGGTCGCGGTTTTATTATCCTCGAAGCGACCACGAGATATTTATCTGCGCCTTAAGCGCGCCATCGACACCCTGTCCTCGACGATTCTGGTGTTGTTAGGGGTTAAAATTATCCTCACATCGTTTCAGAAATAA
- a CDS encoding GlxA family transcriptional regulator yields MHRVGLLIADQFQSLALSTLTIFEFANLVLGEPFYQCTVYSENGGQVSSSFGISVTTLALDDDSSADTWLIGGVLTPVKLPATDRVVHFLQNHALRARRVAGICTGAFVLAQAGLLAERRATTHWAYAQSLKTLHPTIRTEDDLIYIIDDQIWTSAGMTAGLDMVLAMVEKDHGSEVARSIAQRMVMNQRRSGGQRQHSELLALSPRSDRLQTAIEYIRNNLTKSLSVEQLADAVHLSSRQLNRLFLAETGKSPARVIERLRLEAARLLIEQTRFSLDVIARDSGFRDRRHMRDVFIRGYGIPPQALRVGKNPV; encoded by the coding sequence ATGCATCGGGTTGGATTGCTGATTGCCGATCAATTTCAGTCACTGGCTTTATCGACACTCACCATTTTCGAGTTTGCCAATTTGGTACTTGGCGAGCCGTTTTATCAATGCACGGTGTATTCAGAAAACGGTGGTCAGGTTTCCTCTTCTTTCGGCATCAGTGTGACGACCCTTGCCTTAGACGATGATTCTTCCGCCGATACTTGGTTAATCGGCGGTGTGCTCACGCCGGTCAAACTTCCGGCCACCGACCGGGTGGTGCATTTCCTGCAAAATCATGCGCTGCGGGCGCGCCGTGTCGCGGGGATCTGCACCGGGGCCTTCGTGTTGGCTCAGGCTGGTTTACTTGCCGAACGCCGTGCCACCACCCATTGGGCTTATGCCCAGAGCCTGAAGACATTGCATCCCACCATCAGAACCGAAGATGATCTGATTTATATTATTGATGACCAGATTTGGACCTCCGCCGGGATGACGGCAGGCTTAGATATGGTGCTGGCAATGGTGGAAAAAGATCACGGCAGCGAGGTGGCACGCAGCATCGCTCAACGTATGGTGATGAATCAAAGACGTTCAGGTGGACAACGCCAACACTCGGAGCTGCTGGCGCTATCACCACGCAGCGATCGCCTGCAAACGGCGATCGAATATATCCGCAACAATCTCACCAAGTCACTTTCCGTCGAGCAGCTCGCGGATGCGGTGCATCTTAGTTCCCGCCAACTGAACCGCTTATTTCTGGCTGAAACTGGAAAATCACCGGCGCGCGTCATTGAGCGTTTGCGTCTTGAAGCGGCCCGGTTGTTGATTGAGCAAACCCGGTTCTCGCTGGACGTGATTGCGCGGGATTCAGGATTTCGCGATCGCCGCCATATGCGCGACGTGTTTATACGGGGCTACGGGATCCCCCCGCAGGCGCTGCGGGTCGGGAAGAATCCCGTTTAG
- a CDS encoding SDR family oxidoreductase, whose product MSETVKGTAVVTGASTGMGAIYAARLAQMGYDLIIVARNHNRLNQMASHITADSQRNVEVVAADLNDAQQLAALEEKLRNDASITLLVNNAGMGTHTPLVDSNVDQMTTMINLNVTALTRLTYAVVPGFISRGRGAIINIASIVGIAPEILNGVYGGSKAYVLAFSQSLHHELSGKGIQVQVVLPSATATPFWDNGGLPLSQLDPEIVMKAEDMVDAALNGFLHGELITIPSLHDESRLQQWEQARQAVIQDFSHNIPATRYLGSSVAKSEK is encoded by the coding sequence ATGAGTGAGACAGTGAAAGGCACGGCGGTGGTAACGGGCGCGTCGACCGGCATGGGGGCCATTTATGCCGCCAGGCTGGCACAGATGGGTTATGACCTGATCATTGTCGCCCGTAACCACAATCGTCTGAACCAGATGGCCAGCCATATCACGGCGGATAGCCAACGTAATGTGGAAGTGGTGGCCGCAGACCTGAATGACGCGCAGCAACTGGCGGCACTGGAGGAGAAGCTCCGAAACGATGCCAGCATTACGTTATTGGTGAATAACGCGGGCATGGGCACACACACACCCTTGGTTGATAGCAATGTCGACCAAATGACGACGATGATTAATCTCAACGTCACCGCGTTAACCCGGCTGACTTACGCCGTTGTGCCAGGTTTTATTAGCCGTGGAAGGGGGGCCATCATCAACATTGCCTCGATTGTCGGTATTGCCCCCGAGATCCTGAACGGAGTCTATGGTGGCAGCAAGGCCTATGTGCTGGCGTTCAGCCAGTCTCTGCATCATGAATTGTCAGGCAAAGGGATTCAGGTCCAGGTGGTGCTGCCCAGCGCGACAGCCACCCCGTTCTGGGATAACGGCGGTTTGCCGTTAAGTCAGCTCGATCCGGAGATTGTGATGAAAGCGGAAGATATGGTTGATGCCGCGCTGAACGGCTTCCTGCATGGCGAGTTGATCACCATCCCGTCACTGCATGACGAAAGTCGTTTGCAGCAATGGGAACAGGCACGCCAAGCGGTGATTCAGGACTTTTCACACAATATCCCGGCCACGCGTTATCTGGGATCTTCAGTGGCAAAATCGGAGAAATAA
- a CDS encoding LysR family transcriptional regulator produces MNDIQAFIAVARERSFTKAAAMLGVSPSALSHTMRNLEERIGVRLLARTTRHVAPTEAGEKLLLSVAPLFEQINSEIERIAELRATPAGNIRITCSDNAAEELLRPMLPAFLAQYPDISVEICIDYGFTNIVSERFDAGIRLGESISKDMIAVRMGPDWRLVVVGTPEYFQANPVPLTPQDLARHRCINIRHSPAGSVYAWEFEKEGRKLNIRVNGPLISNSILHVMNGALDGIGLAYVPDAMAQPHIAAGRLVEVLSDWSPLFEGFHLYYPNRRNTSSAFAAFVDAVRYRGKIR; encoded by the coding sequence ATGAATGATATACAGGCGTTTATTGCCGTAGCCCGAGAAAGAAGTTTCACCAAAGCGGCGGCGATGCTTGGCGTCAGCCCTTCCGCTCTCAGCCATACCATGCGCAACCTGGAAGAAAGAATTGGTGTCCGGCTGTTGGCGCGTACCACGCGCCATGTTGCACCGACAGAAGCCGGTGAAAAGTTGCTGCTTTCCGTCGCGCCGTTGTTTGAGCAAATAAATAGTGAAATTGAACGTATCGCCGAATTACGCGCGACACCCGCCGGCAATATTCGCATTACCTGTTCCGATAATGCTGCGGAAGAGTTACTGCGCCCGATGTTGCCTGCTTTTCTGGCGCAATATCCGGATATCAGCGTCGAGATCTGTATCGACTACGGTTTTACCAATATTGTCTCCGAACGTTTTGACGCCGGTATCCGTTTGGGCGAATCCATAAGCAAAGATATGATTGCCGTGCGGATGGGGCCCGACTGGCGACTGGTGGTCGTCGGGACGCCGGAATATTTTCAGGCCAATCCTGTCCCGCTGACACCGCAGGATCTCGCCCGACATCGTTGTATCAATATCCGCCACTCTCCCGCAGGCAGTGTCTATGCCTGGGAATTTGAAAAGGAGGGGCGAAAACTGAATATTCGCGTCAACGGTCCGCTGATCTCGAACAGTATCCTGCACGTGATGAATGGCGCGCTGGATGGTATCGGGCTGGCCTATGTACCGGACGCCATGGCCCAGCCACATATTGCCGCCGGACGCCTGGTGGAAGTGCTGTCTGACTGGAGTCCACTGTTTGAAGGTTTTCACCTTTATTATCCGAATCGACGCAATACCTCTTCCGCCTTCGCCGCCTTTGTTGATGCCGTCAGATACCGGGGGAAAATTCGCTGA
- a CDS encoding XdhC family protein, whose amino-acid sequence MQNLDVQVVSTARHWAQTHELWLCTVLSTYGSSPRPPGAMMVIRKDGQYCGSLSGGCVEESFIARMRDNAFSAPSQLVRYGDGGYEPDRALPCGGVLDILVEKLLPGSGALAYLGQMYDALISATAMTKRVTLPAPCSSLEPAEYGSRTAVHIIGDAVTLTLSAPPRLVIGGLSSVAVYCANFALALGFETLVCEHREEVLNILAADLAAGVTLIKQFPAFYLERQGCHPGTAILSLTHDPRIDDLTMMEAVNLPAFYIGAMGSHKNSLRRKERLVMYGDVTPQQLSRIHAPVGLRIGSKTPAEIALSIMADIVRHKNGLASE is encoded by the coding sequence ATGCAGAATCTTGATGTGCAGGTGGTCAGCACTGCCCGGCATTGGGCGCAAACCCATGAGCTATGGCTGTGCACCGTGTTGAGCACGTATGGCTCCTCGCCACGACCGCCGGGGGCGATGATGGTGATCCGCAAAGACGGGCAATATTGCGGCTCACTATCCGGTGGTTGTGTTGAAGAGAGTTTCATCGCGCGGATGCGTGATAATGCCTTTTCTGCCCCGAGTCAGTTGGTGCGTTATGGTGACGGTGGTTATGAGCCGGATCGGGCGCTGCCGTGCGGTGGGGTGCTGGATATTCTGGTGGAAAAATTGCTGCCGGGGAGCGGGGCGCTGGCTTACCTCGGGCAGATGTATGACGCGCTGATCAGCGCGACGGCAATGACGAAAAGGGTAACGCTGCCTGCGCCCTGTAGCTCACTGGAACCGGCGGAGTACGGCAGCAGGACCGCGGTACACATCATCGGAGATGCAGTGACGTTAACCCTTTCTGCGCCGCCAAGGTTGGTTATCGGCGGCTTGTCGAGCGTGGCGGTGTATTGCGCCAATTTCGCGCTGGCGCTGGGTTTTGAAACCCTCGTCTGTGAGCACCGGGAGGAGGTACTGAACATTCTGGCCGCCGATCTTGCTGCGGGGGTAACGTTGATAAAACAGTTCCCGGCGTTTTATCTGGAGCGGCAGGGATGCCATCCGGGCACGGCGATCCTGTCGTTAACCCACGATCCGCGTATCGATGATCTGACGATGATGGAAGCGGTCAATCTACCGGCGTTCTATATCGGTGCCATGGGTTCGCATAAGAACAGCCTGCGCCGCAAAGAACGCCTGGTGATGTATGGCGACGTTACACCACAGCAGTTGAGCCGCATCCATGCACCGGTTGGGCTGAGGATTGGCAGCAAAACCCCGGCTGAGATAGCGCTGTCAATTATGGCCGATATTGTGCGTCATAAAAACGGCCTGGCAAGTGAGTAG
- a CDS encoding carboxymuconolactone decarboxylase family protein, with protein MSRLHTDTFDEATGKAAELFKGIKQAMGKVPNAYLTIGSNAPDILAQTLQLNAVLARSSLNAREREAINLAVSEESGCDYCLAAHTPQAIKAGYSEAQTLELRQGFLVDDARIDALVKFVQLLVSSRGTLSAHHVSAFRDAGFSDQQVVETIGVVTAILFTNMINRVNDTEVDFPAIRSL; from the coding sequence ATGAGTCGTTTACATACGGATACGTTTGATGAAGCTACGGGCAAAGCCGCGGAGCTGTTCAAAGGCATTAAACAGGCGATGGGGAAAGTCCCCAATGCGTATTTGACCATTGGCAGCAATGCCCCTGATATTCTGGCGCAGACTTTACAGCTGAACGCGGTATTGGCCAGGAGCAGCCTCAACGCGCGTGAACGTGAGGCGATTAACCTGGCGGTCAGTGAGGAAAGTGGCTGTGATTATTGCCTTGCCGCGCATACGCCGCAGGCGATAAAAGCGGGCTATAGCGAGGCACAGACGCTTGAATTGCGCCAGGGGTTTTTGGTTGATGATGCCAGAATTGATGCGCTGGTGAAGTTTGTGCAACTGTTGGTTTCTTCGCGCGGTACGTTATCAGCTCATCATGTCAGTGCATTTCGCGACGCCGGTTTTAGTGACCAACAGGTGGTTGAAACCATCGGTGTGGTGACCGCGATTCTGTTCACCAACATGATTAATCGGGTGAATGACACGGAAGTTGATTTTCCGGCGATTCGATCATTGTAG
- a CDS encoding PTS sugar transporter subunit IIA encodes MVVELTYQCEISEGIHARPAGHIARLCNSFQADVVWQNCRTQREANAKSALSLIATDTLLDDKCIITLHGADALSASQALADLLTHLPAFTTVAEPERVSAATSLPRCLRELQPQYLTGIPISGGIAIAPSRFFTGVTFSELLARSPSAVVKREEEIVRLTAGLHRLRTRKEAALAIAGGIEQDLIEAHLLFITDSAFRESIISYLDTPMNAWSAIVSAAMGFSAILERSSSHYIQERTLDMLDIATQLLSEIYGAHARVQPVLSLDAATIVIADTLTPGQFLALNKQHLAGLILSATGKTSHTAILARSQGIPTLADVDVADSHLPSQHEMILDGDQGILITRTDEKILRYYRHEIDVQQQMSQKKHQARTGKPLLTPEVVLWELDVLDKNEVIKKMVDNLWLQQRTDCRDKLCQDIWSREVPFPTVVGSGFAIPHARSSAILDSTISVARLRQPVSWGGVAVDTVFMLTISQAAAENEHMKYFSTLARMLMNDEFVAQAKGAATPEALYQLIISTLAC; translated from the coding sequence ATGGTGGTGGAACTAACCTATCAATGCGAAATAAGCGAGGGGATCCACGCCAGACCTGCCGGGCATATCGCCCGTCTGTGCAACAGCTTTCAGGCCGACGTGGTGTGGCAAAACTGCCGTACTCAACGGGAAGCCAACGCCAAAAGTGCACTCTCCCTGATCGCCACAGATACGTTACTTGACGATAAATGCATCATCACGTTGCACGGTGCTGACGCCCTTAGCGCGTCACAGGCGCTGGCAGATTTGCTCACACACCTCCCGGCGTTTACCACCGTTGCCGAACCGGAACGGGTTTCCGCTGCCACTTCCCTGCCACGCTGTCTGCGCGAACTGCAACCGCAATACCTGACCGGCATACCTATCAGCGGCGGCATTGCCATCGCCCCATCCCGGTTTTTCACCGGGGTGACCTTCAGTGAGCTGCTGGCACGCAGCCCCAGCGCTGTGGTTAAGCGGGAGGAAGAAATCGTCCGCCTCACTGCCGGGCTGCACCGGCTACGCACGCGCAAAGAAGCGGCGCTGGCGATTGCCGGGGGAATTGAACAGGACCTGATCGAAGCCCATTTGCTATTCATTACCGACAGTGCCTTCCGTGAAAGCATCATCAGCTATCTCGATACCCCGATGAACGCCTGGTCTGCGATTGTCAGCGCGGCGATGGGCTTTAGCGCCATTCTCGAACGTTCATCCAGCCATTATATTCAGGAACGCACCCTGGACATGCTGGATATCGCCACGCAACTGCTGAGCGAGATCTACGGTGCGCACGCCAGGGTACAACCTGTATTGTCGTTAGATGCCGCGACTATCGTGATCGCCGATACCCTGACCCCCGGTCAGTTTCTCGCCCTCAACAAACAACATCTTGCCGGTTTGATCCTGTCCGCCACTGGCAAAACATCGCATACGGCCATCCTCGCGCGTTCGCAGGGTATTCCCACCCTTGCTGATGTCGATGTTGCCGACAGCCATCTTCCGTCGCAACACGAAATGATACTCGATGGTGATCAGGGGATACTGATTACCCGTACTGATGAGAAAATCCTGCGCTATTACCGTCATGAAATAGACGTACAGCAGCAGATGAGCCAGAAGAAACATCAAGCTCGGACAGGCAAGCCGTTGCTGACACCCGAAGTGGTCCTGTGGGAACTGGACGTACTCGACAAAAACGAAGTGATCAAAAAAATGGTCGATAATCTGTGGTTGCAACAGCGCACCGACTGCCGCGACAAGCTGTGCCAGGATATCTGGTCACGCGAGGTTCCCTTCCCCACCGTCGTGGGTTCCGGCTTTGCCATCCCTCATGCCCGCAGCTCCGCGATCCTCGATTCCACCATCAGCGTTGCCAGGCTACGTCAGCCGGTGTCCTGGGGTGGAGTCGCCGTTGATACGGTGTTTATGCTGACCATCAGCCAGGCCGCCGCAGAAAACGAGCATATGAAATATTTTTCCACGCTGGCGCGGATGTTGATGAACGATGAGTTTGTCGCCCAAGCCAAAGGCGCAGCCACACCTGAAGCGCTTTACCAATTGATAATCAGTACCTTAGCTTGCTAG
- a CDS encoding cytochrome c: MRIKRLSLMVIGVVCVAAGALLWLLRTPSSSFDGANTAQQPVSAELIRRGEYVARLSDCVACHSTPDSPPFSGGLAMATPVGKIYTTNITPDRETGIGHYSLADFDRAVRHGVARDGHRLYPAMPFPSYQKLTDEDVAALYAFMMHDVKPVSRQNRATEIPWPLNMRWPLALWSAAFSRGGPQQTVANQDALWNRGAYLVEGPGHCGSCHTPRGLAFNEKALDASSPDYLAGALLDGWYAPSLRNDANTGISRWSEEDVVTFLKKGRNQHAVVFGSMADAFNNSTQFMRDDDLRAIAHYLKSLPPGSNNNGKGWQSSQQEAPLQPGSQTYMARCSSCHGPDGRGQAPWIPPLAGATSMQVDSASSINVLLNGSARIVADGVPDAYRMPPYRKQLSDQEAADVVNFIRSSWGNQGEKTDAKAVKALRDKTDPASSNVIILQMR; this comes from the coding sequence ATGAGGATAAAAAGGCTCAGCCTGATGGTAATTGGCGTGGTGTGCGTGGCCGCAGGAGCGCTGTTGTGGCTGCTGCGCACGCCATCTTCCTCCTTTGATGGTGCAAATACCGCTCAACAACCTGTGTCTGCCGAACTTATCCGGCGGGGTGAGTATGTGGCCCGGCTTAGCGATTGTGTCGCCTGCCACAGTACGCCGGACAGCCCGCCTTTCAGCGGTGGTCTGGCGATGGCGACGCCGGTGGGCAAAATCTATACCACCAACATCACTCCGGATCGAGAAACCGGTATCGGTCACTATTCGCTGGCGGATTTCGATCGTGCCGTGCGGCATGGCGTCGCACGTGATGGCCACCGCCTCTACCCGGCGATGCCGTTTCCGTCCTATCAGAAGTTAACCGATGAAGATGTCGCGGCGCTCTATGCCTTTATGATGCATGACGTCAAACCGGTGTCACGCCAGAATCGCGCCACGGAAATCCCCTGGCCGCTGAATATGCGCTGGCCCTTGGCGTTGTGGAGCGCCGCGTTTTCGCGTGGTGGGCCGCAGCAGACGGTGGCAAATCAGGATGCACTGTGGAATCGCGGTGCCTATCTGGTGGAAGGGCCGGGACATTGTGGTAGCTGCCATACGCCGCGTGGGCTGGCGTTCAATGAGAAAGCCCTGGATGCCAGCAGCCCGGATTATCTGGCCGGTGCGCTGCTGGATGGCTGGTATGCCCCCAGCCTGCGTAACGATGCCAACACCGGTATCAGCCGCTGGAGCGAAGAGGATGTGGTGACGTTCCTGAAGAAAGGCCGCAATCAGCACGCGGTGGTGTTTGGTTCAATGGCTGATGCATTCAATAACTCCACCCAGTTTATGCGTGATGATGACCTGCGCGCCATTGCCCACTACCTGAAGTCGCTGCCACCGGGCAGTAACAACAACGGTAAGGGGTGGCAGTCCTCGCAGCAAGAGGCACCTCTCCAACCCGGCAGCCAGACCTACATGGCACGATGCAGCAGTTGTCATGGCCCGGATGGGCGTGGCCAGGCACCGTGGATCCCACCGCTGGCAGGCGCGACCTCGATGCAGGTTGATAGCGCTTCATCAATCAACGTGCTGCTGAATGGCTCAGCCCGCATTGTGGCGGATGGCGTGCCCGATGCTTACCGTATGCCGCCTTACCGTAAACAGCTCAGCGATCAGGAAGCGGCGGATGTGGTGAATTTTATCCGTTCTTCGTGGGGAAATCAGGGAGAAAAAACCGACGCGAAGGCAGTCAAGGCATTGCGCGACAAAACCGATCCGGCCAGTAGCAACGTGATCATCCTGCAAATGCGTTAA
- a CDS encoding xanthine dehydrogenase family protein molybdopterin-binding subunit translates to MSERDEVLASLSEHRPTNLSRRRFLLATGSMAGALVLGIGLPVGQTRAQASGVVAAPGTLVPAFLEIRPDSSVKFLSPFIEGGQGIFTAMAQIVGEELDADPATFVVENAPAGAQYKVMDSGLRITGGSQSVRTSYTTMRRLGALARHMLLQAASAVLDVPIERLRTEPGKVIHDDSGRSLSYGELAARARDLPVPSPDAVHLKDPAQFRWIGKPVPRLDMHEKSTGQAIYTIDCHVDDMLHAAVQHAPRLGLTAGPLRNVQQVKAMKGVHSVHVLPGAVAVVAERWWQAKRAAETLQVEWQEPQTPDGRYMPADFSSAAFAAALAKEPGNGADAEVKGNISEGMSAAKSTLEATYHSQYLNHAQLEPPSALARFNADGTLELWLPNQAPEMFQADAAKRTGLPAEKIIIHSPLLGGFFGRHFVYDSAMVYPQAILLAQAVGRPVKVIWSREEEFLRDTHRPMAAVRFRAGLDGNGYPLALEAISICEGPTEGLAGKQGAKLDPTAVEGLAGKSYAIPHVRIAQIYKKGPVRLGYWRSVGNSMNDFLYECFLDEIADKGKIDPFALRLHLLQGNERLTKLLNTVAEMSGGWQAGPYTAADGSRRARGVAMASPFGTEAAAIAEVSIENGQVRVHQVWEAVDPGSIVNPAIVEAQVNGAIALGLSQVLLEESVYEQGQPVARNYDMYPILPPSRMAKVAVRIVESGAKMGGIGEPPLPAIPPAVANAVSRLTGQRIRSMPLSRYDFTRA, encoded by the coding sequence ATGAGTGAGCGTGATGAGGTGCTGGCATCACTGAGCGAACATCGGCCCACCAACCTTTCCCGGCGACGTTTCCTGCTGGCAACCGGCAGCATGGCGGGCGCTTTGGTGCTGGGCATTGGCTTGCCCGTGGGACAGACTCGGGCACAAGCCTCTGGCGTTGTTGCCGCGCCAGGCACGCTGGTGCCCGCTTTTCTTGAGATCCGACCGGACAGTTCCGTGAAGTTCCTCTCGCCCTTTATTGAAGGCGGGCAGGGTATTTTTACCGCGATGGCGCAGATTGTTGGTGAAGAACTGGATGCTGACCCCGCCACGTTCGTGGTGGAGAACGCCCCGGCAGGGGCACAATATAAAGTGATGGACAGCGGGTTGCGGATTACCGGCGGCAGCCAGTCGGTACGTACCAGCTACACCACCATGCGCCGCCTCGGCGCGCTGGCGCGTCACATGCTGCTGCAGGCCGCGTCCGCAGTACTGGATGTGCCGATTGAACGCCTGCGTACCGAACCCGGTAAAGTGATTCATGATGATTCCGGCCGTTCACTCTCCTACGGTGAACTGGCGGCGCGAGCTCGTGATTTGCCGGTTCCGTCGCCGGATGCGGTTCATCTGAAAGATCCCGCACAATTTCGTTGGATCGGCAAACCGGTGCCACGCCTGGATATGCATGAGAAATCGACCGGCCAGGCGATCTACACCATCGATTGTCACGTAGACGACATGCTGCATGCGGCAGTTCAGCACGCGCCACGTCTTGGCCTGACCGCTGGCCCACTGCGTAATGTGCAGCAGGTTAAGGCAATGAAAGGCGTGCATTCCGTGCATGTGCTACCCGGTGCCGTGGCGGTCGTGGCCGAACGCTGGTGGCAGGCGAAGCGTGCTGCCGAAACCTTGCAGGTTGAATGGCAGGAACCGCAGACGCCGGATGGTCGCTATATGCCTGCGGATTTCTCCTCTGCGGCCTTTGCGGCAGCGCTGGCGAAAGAACCGGGCAATGGCGCGGACGCGGAAGTGAAAGGCAATATCAGCGAGGGCATGTCAGCGGCGAAAAGCACGCTGGAAGCGACCTATCACAGCCAGTATCTCAATCATGCCCAACTGGAGCCGCCTTCCGCCCTGGCGCGGTTTAATGCCGATGGCACGCTGGAATTGTGGCTACCCAATCAGGCACCGGAAATGTTCCAGGCTGATGCAGCGAAACGTACCGGGTTGCCGGCAGAAAAAATCATTATCCATTCGCCGTTGCTGGGCGGCTTTTTTGGCCGGCACTTTGTCTATGACAGCGCAATGGTTTATCCCCAGGCGATCCTGTTGGCTCAGGCGGTTGGCCGTCCGGTGAAGGTGATCTGGAGCCGGGAAGAGGAGTTCTTACGCGACACCCACCGACCGATGGCTGCCGTGCGTTTTCGTGCCGGTCTGGATGGCAACGGCTATCCGCTGGCACTGGAAGCCATCAGCATTTGTGAAGGTCCGACGGAGGGATTGGCCGGGAAACAGGGTGCCAAACTGGACCCGACAGCAGTGGAAGGACTGGCCGGAAAATCCTACGCCATCCCGCATGTGCGCATCGCCCAAATCTACAAGAAAGGCCCGGTGCGGCTGGGTTACTGGCGCTCGGTAGGCAACTCAATGAATGATTTTCTCTACGAGTGCTTCCTCGATGAAATCGCGGACAAGGGCAAAATTGATCCTTTCGCCCTGCGGCTGCATTTGTTACAGGGTAACGAAAGGTTGACCAAACTGCTGAATACGGTGGCGGAGATGTCCGGTGGTTGGCAGGCCGGGCCTTATACCGCTGCAGATGGTAGCCGCCGCGCCCGGGGTGTGGCGATGGCTTCCCCTTTCGGCACTGAAGCGGCAGCCATTGCCGAGGTGTCGATTGAGAATGGTCAGGTCAGGGTGCATCAGGTATGGGAAGCCGTCGATCCGGGCAGCATAGTCAATCCGGCGATCGTTGAAGCGCAGGTCAATGGCGCGATAGCGCTCGGGCTGTCTCAGGTATTGCTGGAAGAGAGCGTGTATGAGCAGGGGCAACCGGTAGCGCGTAACTACGACATGTATCCGATCCTGCCGCCTTCACGGATGGCGAAGGTGGCGGTGCGCATTGTCGAGAGCGGGGCAAAGATGGGCGGCATCGGTGAACCGCCGTTACCGGCCATTCCGCCCGCCGTTGCCAATGCCGTTTCCCGGCTGACCGGGCAGCGCATCCGTTCGATGCCACTTTCTCGTTATGACTTTACCCGAGCCTGA